TTTAGTGAGCTGAATGTGTTGTCGCGGCCTTGGCTAGGAGTGTATGTCTTTACTGTTTCTTCAGTATTAACTGGGGTTATTCTCCTAGTCTTTTGCAATTGAACAGCGCTTTGCTTGTGTTGATCGTCCATTAATTGGCCTTGTAATTTGCCAATTTGGCCGTATAAATCCTCAATAATTTGTTCAAAAGTATCATAATCGGCAATCACCTGGTCCAAAAAAGCATCAACTTCGTCTGGATCAATGCCTTTAACCTTGGTTCTGAATTGTTTTTTTAATATATCCTGCGTGGATAGTTTAATGTCTTTTAAATCTGCCATAATGATGACAACTCCTTTATAATTCCCTAGTTTATTCTAGCAAAAAGCACCGGTTCTTAAAACAGAAAAGATAAGTTTAGAAAAAGCTTTAGAAATTATTCGTCAAAAGTATTTCCTTCCTGTTCAGACTGGTATTCCTCAGCAGCATCTTGAAGATCATAAAAATCAATTAATTCTAGTGGATAATTATTGGCTTCTTGGTATTTTTTGATTAAATTATAATCAAACTTAGGTTTGCCAGGACTTTCTAAATCATAAACCATTAATGCGCTGTCAGTGTGCATTAACATAAAATTTTGATAATTCCTTAATTGCACAGGGCTTTGATAAGGCTTATTTGAAGTTGCAGCAAAAAAGTCGACCTGATTTTTAAGGCTTAAAAATTTAGCTTGGTTATTTTCGTTCCATCTAGATGCAAATTCCTCATAAGGAATAATCATTGAAACTCTTAAGGGGTATTTTTGCCTTAATTCAACGGCAACCTCACTAGCCCACTGTTCAACGCCAAGATTTGCCCCGGTGATTACCCAATCGAGTTGTCCATCCTCTAAC
This genomic window from Lactobacillus panisapium contains:
- a CDS encoding DivIVA domain-containing protein; this translates as MADLKDIKLSTQDILKKQFRTKVKGIDPDEVDAFLDQVIADYDTFEQIIEDLYGQIGKLQGQLMDDQHKQSAVQLQKTRRITPVNTEETVKTYTPSQGRDNTFSSLNSDSQTESSTNMAIIQRISTLERKVYNLEQRVYGLQKD
- a CDS encoding DUF1273 domain-containing protein, with amino-acid sequence MQRLWVTGYRNYELNTFGEKDPKIKIIKFVIEKRLTEMLEDGQLDWVITGANLGVEQWASEVAVELRQKYPLRVSMIIPYEEFASRWNENNQAKFLSLKNQVDFFAATSNKPYQSPVQLRNYQNFMLMHTDSALMVYDLESPGKPKFDYNLIKKYQEANNYPLELIDFYDLQDAAEEYQSEQEGNTFDE